One window from the genome of Cryptomeria japonica chromosome 6, Sugi_1.0, whole genome shotgun sequence encodes:
- the LOC131876565 gene encoding uncharacterized protein LOC131876565, translated as MAKWIPPPFPSFKLQFDGASNGNPGRSGIGAVIFYHSSKIIEALGKHIGQGTNNVAEFQALSLVLDLTISLNIKDIVIEGESMVVFSDMASILSLHLFLLTQNALFFMESFGQNRWLVAFSEELERAVNMVLQMVSYSVVISLALALDYSMDRSHLAS; from the exons ATGGCTAAATGGATCCCTCCCCCCTTCCCTTCATTCAAACTAcagtttgatggggcttctaatGGGAATCCGGGAAGGTCTGGTATTGGAGcagttattttttatcattcttctaaGATCATCGAAGCCTTGGGAAAACACATTGGTCAGGGTACTAATAATGTGGCTGAGTTTCAGGCTTTATCACTTGTGCTTGATCTCACTATTTCATTGAATATTaaagatattgttattgaaggAGAGTCAATGGTGGTTTTTTCAG ATATGGCATCCATTTTGTCTTTGCATTTATTCTTACTAACACAAAATGCTCTATTTTTTATGGAGAGTTTTGGTCAAAATCGGTGGCTGGTGGCTTTTTCAGAGGAATTGGAAAGAGCAGTTAACATGGTGTTGCAGATGGTTTCTTATTCTGTTGTTATTTCTTTGGCTTTGGCTTTGGATTATTCTATGGATCGGTCTCATCTTGCTTCCTAA